GGCGGGCACTCGTGGAGCGAGCCGTGGACGCCGCACGAGGACGGCACCCCCTCCGAGCACGGGTTCGTGTCGGTGTTCGGGCTCGGGCATGGGGAGGCGGGGATGGTCTGGCTGGACGGCCGGCGCTTCTTCGAGGCCGACGGTTCGCGAGCGGCCAGCCCCCGCATGACGCTGCGGTACCGCACGGCCGGCGCGGACGGGACCAGGACCGCCGAGGTCGAACTGGACGACCGTATCTGCGATTGTTGCCAGACCGACGCGGCGATGACCTCCGAAGGGCCGGTGGTCGTCTACCGCGACCGTACCGAGGAGGAGGTGCGCGACATCTCCGTGGGCCGTTTCGTGGACGGGAAGTGGACGGGCGGCGTCCCCGTGCACGACGACGGCTGGGTGATCCCGGGCTGCCCGGTGAACGGCCCTTCCGTGGCGGCCGCGGGCGATGAGGTCGTGGTGGCGTGGTTCACCGGCGCCGGCAACACGCCCCGGGTGCGGGCGGCCTTCTCCAGCGACGCGGGCGCGAGCTTCGCACCGCCTGTCACCATCGACCTGGGCAACCCGGTGGGGCGCGTCGCGACCGTGATGCCCGAGCCGGGAACGGCGCTGGTCGGCTGGCTGGAAGACGAGCGCCTGTTCGTGCGAGGCATCACGGTGGACGGGAACTTGGGTCCCGCGCGCGAGGTAGCAGCCTCCTCCAACGCTCGCGCGAGCGGCTTCCCGGCCATGCTGGTGGACTCCGCCGACCGGGTCGTCTTCGCGCAGACGGTGGTGGACGAGGGCATTCGCGTCCTGCGGTCGCGAGAACCGTGGACGGACTGGCAGGACTGAGACTGCGCAACTGCGGAACGTCGCGCGCTCAGCCCGACTCCTCCCGGCGACACCCGATCCCGGCCTCGCGCAACCCTGTCCGGAGACCATCATGACCGACCAGCCGTTCGGTTCGGCAGGAAAGTTCTGGCTGCTGTCCCTCGCGTGGCTGCCCGCAGGGATCGTGGCGGTGTCGCTCGCCCGCGGGGTGACCCCTCCGCTCACGCCCGAGACGCTGTTCATGCTCCCCGTCGCGCTGATGTCGCTTGCGGTCACCGCCCCGTGCGGGCTGCCGCTCGCGCTGGCCTTCCGGGGGATCTGGCGGACAGGATCCACACGCGCGGCCTGGAAGACCTTCGCGATCCTCGCGCCCATCACCTCGTTCGCGGCGCTCTTCGCCGGTCTGCTGGGCCCGATCGCGATCGCGATCTACGCCATCGTGCTCAGCGTCCCCGCGTGGATCGTATACGCGGTCGTGCGCCGGAACTCACCGTCATAGGCCCGGCGTCCCCGGGGTCGGCGGGGCTTCGTCACGGGGCGCTTCGATGGTCCCCGTGCAGTAGCTGACGATGACCGGGAGCCCGCGGCACCTGATCGCCTCCGTGCGCTCCCGAGCCTCGCCAGGA
The genomic region above belongs to Gammaproteobacteria bacterium and contains:
- a CDS encoding exo-alpha-sialidase, yielding MPPTCLSFSPGKRRRSFQLACVVSVAVVAGCAAPESTVTELALEEVAVEAAPGARFPSLERHGDAVVLSWLEPHMVEGEEVWALKGAPYEDGTLGKPFEVTRSGGGATFFVNWADFPVVWPVGDGRLAAHWLQRGGPATYDYGVRVSFSENGGHSWSEPWTPHEDGTPSEHGFVSVFGLGHGEAGMVWLDGRRFFEADGSRAASPRMTLRYRTAGADGTRTAEVELDDRICDCCQTDAAMTSEGPVVVYRDRTEEEVRDISVGRFVDGKWTGGVPVHDDGWVIPGCPVNGPSVAAAGDEVVVAWFTGAGNTPRVRAAFSSDAGASFAPPVTIDLGNPVGRVATVMPEPGTALVGWLEDERLFVRGITVDGNLGPAREVAASSNARASGFPAMLVDSADRVVFAQTVVDEGIRVLRSREPWTDWQD